The Sphingomonas aliaeris genome segment ACGCCGCTGCGTCAGCGCATGCTCGACGACATGGCGATGCGCTCAATGCGGTCGCGTACCCAGCACGACTATGTTCGCCACGTTCGCGCCTTCGCCGCTTTCCTGCGACGCTCGCCTGAGACCGCGACCGCCGAGGACGTAAGACGTTTCCAGCTTCACCAGCGCGAGCACGGTGTCGGGGAGTCCGTCATCGGCGCCACAGTATCGGCGCTGCGGTTCCTGTTCGGCGTGACGCTCGACCGGCCCGACCTGTCGCGCAAGCTGGTCCTGGCGCCTCGTCCCCGCAAGCTACCCGACGTGCTGAGCGTCGAGGAGGTAGCGCGGCTGCTCGAGGCGGCGCCGGGCATCAAGTACCGCGCGGCGCTGGGGGTCGCGTACGGCGCCGGATTGCGGGTGTCCGAGGTCGCACACCTCAGAGCCGACGACATCGACAGCAAGCGCATGCTGATCCGCATCGAGGAAGGTAAAGGCCGCAAGGACCGTAACGCGATGCTGTCGCCGCAGCTGCTTGAACTGCTGCGGCTGTGGTGGCGCGAGGGCAAGCGGCGCAGCGTCCTGTTGCCGCACGGCTGGCTATTCCCGGGGCGCAGCTACACCGATCCGATCTCGACCAGACAGCTCCACCGCGCCGTTCATGAGGCTGCCGAGGCGGCCGGGATCCGCAAGCGCGTAAGCCCGCACACCCTGCGGCACAGTTTCGCCACCCACCTGCTCGAGCAGGACGTGGACATCCGCGTCATCCAGGTGCTGCTCGGGCACAGCAAGCTCGAGACGACCGCGCTCTATACCAAGGTCGCCACCCGCACGATCCATGCGGTGACGGGACCACTCGACCGGTTGATGGCGCTGATGGAGGGCAAGCCACCCGCCGGGTGAGCGCGCGATGCGCACCTCGCTCGAGGTCGCCGACATCTTCCGTGCTGCCGGCCCTGCGTACCGGATCGCCCACGCCGGGCATCTGAGCCTCGA includes the following:
- a CDS encoding tyrosine-type recombinase/integrase, translating into MAILPTETPVTPLRQRMLDDMAMRSMRSRTQHDYVRHVRAFAAFLRRSPETATAEDVRRFQLHQREHGVGESVIGATVSALRFLFGVTLDRPDLSRKLVLAPRPRKLPDVLSVEEVARLLEAAPGIKYRAALGVAYGAGLRVSEVAHLRADDIDSKRMLIRIEEGKGRKDRNAMLSPQLLELLRLWWREGKRRSVLLPHGWLFPGRSYTDPISTRQLHRAVHEAAEAAGIRKRVSPHTLRHSFATHLLEQDVDIRVIQVLLGHSKLETTALYTKVATRTIHAVTGPLDRLMALMEGKPPAG